A segment of the Planctomycetota bacterium genome:
GAAGTCGCCGTGCGGCACGAGCATTGACGCGGCCATTGCCAGCACCGACGCGTGGCCGGGCTGTTCGACGATCGGCCCGGCGAAGGTTTCGACGAGCTTGCGTGCGTCGTCCGTTCGGCCGAGTCGCAGCAGCGTGATCGCGACCATGCCGTTGCCCGACGGCAGCGGCGTGTCGCCCGCGGTCAGGCGCCGGACGCCGCCCATCAGGCGATGGTCCGGATCGTCGTCGGCCGTCGCGGCGTAGGCGTCGCCCTCCTTGAATTGCTTGTTCAACACGGCCAGCAGACCTTCGGCCTCGTCGCGGCGATTGAGCGTGACCAATGCGCTGGCGAGATGTGCATAGTCCTCCAAGACGCCCGCCGCCTGACCGGCGGTGCCATCGCGACTGGACCGGATCAGCCGGCCGTCGACGATGTGATTCGCTAGCAGCCAGTCGACGGCTTTGTTGGCCGCGTCGACGTAGCGCGGCTCGTCGAGCAGCTTGCCGCACGCTGCCAACGCCTCGGCCATCAGGCCGTTCCAGCTGGTGACGATTTTCGTGTCGAGCAGCGGTTGCTGTCGCTGCTTTCGGATGGCAAGCAGCCGCTGTCGAAGTGGCTCGACTTCGTTTTCGCGGTCTGGTTCGGCGAGGAACAGGACGTTCGTGTCCGGCGTGTGCGGATTCGGGCCGTGCGGGTCGGCGAAGTTGAATCCGCGGTCGAGGCCGTACACCTGCAGGAAAGCGTCGGCCTCGTCGCCGAGTACTGCGCGGACCTCGCCGGGCGTCCACAGGTAGTTCTTGCCCTCGCTGCCGTCGACCTCGGCGTCGAAGGCGGTGAAGAACGCCCCGGCGTCGCTGGTCATCTCACGCAGGACGAAATCGCAGCAACGCCTGGCGACCTCGGCGAAGCGTGGCTCGCCAAAACGCCCCGCCGCGTCGGCGTAAAGCGGGGCGAGCATCGCCTGGTCGTAGAGCATGATCTCGAAGTGCGGCACGAGCCACTTTGCATCGGTGCTGTAGCGATGGAAACCACCGCCGAGGTGATCGCGGATGCCGCCATTGGCCATCGCGCTGAGCGTGTGCTGGAGGGCCTTCTCGTGTCCACCGGCTTCGAGGAGGAACGCGAGTAACGTCTGCCGCGGGAACTTGGGCGCGCGACCGAATCCGCCAAGGCTCGGGTCGTAGTCCGCAGCGGCGTCTCGGGCGAGCCTGGCGACGAGCGATGCGTCGAACGTCGTCCTCTCTTCCGGCGGACGGGGCTTAGCGAGGCGCGTCAGCACATCCGCTACGCCGTCGATCGACTCGAGCAGCTCGTCGCGCCGGTTCTGCCAGGCGTCGGTCAGCGTCTCCATGATTCGCCCGAAGCCGGGCCGACCCTGCATGTCGTGCGGCGGGAAGTACGTGCCAGCGAAAAAGGGCTTGCCGTCGGGTGTGAGGAAGACGCTCATCGGCCAGCCGCCCTGCCCGCTGAGGACTTGCGTCGCGGTCATGCAGTGCTCGTCGACGTCGGGCCGTTCCTCACGATCGACTTTGACGCAGACGAAGCCGTCGTTCATCTGCCGGGCGAGCGTTTCGTTCTCGAAGACTTCGCGCTCCATCACGTGGCACCAGTAGCACGTGGAATAGCCGACGCTGAGGAAGACCGGCACGTCGCGTCGCTGGGCCTCCGCGAAGGCGTCAGCCGACCACGGCCGCCAGTCGACGGGGTTGTCCTTGTGCTGAAGCAGGTATGGCGACGTCTCGCTCGCGAGCGCGTTGGGCATGAGCGAGGTTACGGATCGACCCGTCGCAGGTCGGCCCAAACCGGAAGGTGGTCGCTTCCGACGTGCGAGCCAACGCCCGCGTCGACCGCGACGAGGCCGGGCGTGGTGAAGATGTGATCGATCCGCACGCCGAGCCGGAGGCCCAGAATGTGTCGGGTCCAGGCGTGCCGCGGATGTTTGGCGGGCCAGGTGAGCCCGAGGCCGAAGCGCGACGCGTCGTGGGCTTCGGTCAGACCGGCACTGCGGAGCGACGAGATCTGCGGCGTCCAGCGGCTGGCGTTGAAGTCGCCGAGGAAGATCGCCTCGCTCTCGAGTTCCGGCAGGCTGTCGACCAGCTCGCTCGTCTGGCGAAGGTTCCGCTGGACGGTCCAAATGTCGCCTGGCGAGCGATGATGCACGGCCGAGACGACGAGCGGTGCACCGTCGAAGAACGTGCTGACATTCAGCCGGCCGTCGTCGCTGGCGGCATGGAAAATGGGCTGCTTGGCAAGGACCGCATGGTCCGCGCGGAAAACGCCTCGCGGTAGCACAAAGTGCGGGTAGGTATCGGCCAGTCGATCGATGAGCGAACTGTGAACTCGGCTGAACTCGCTGAAGGCGATGACGTCTGGGTCAACTTCGCGGATGTACGACTCGATCGCGTCGAGATCGGTGTTGAAGAAGTAGAGGTTGATCGCGGCAACGCGGAGCGTCGGGCCTTCGACGTTCGGTCTCGACCAGGCCGGCAGCACGCGGAGCAGCTCGACCGACCCGAGCGACCCGGCGAGGAGGAGCGCGGCAATCACCAGTCGACGCCGCCACGTCAGCAGTGCGACCGTGACGAGCGCGAGCGACGCGAACAGCAGGTGCGTCTGAAACACCCGCACCCCAAAGATCGCCGCGTTGACCAGCACGCGGCCCTGCGACTCGGCCGTCGCGTCGACGGGAATCAGCCATGCCAGGATCACCGCGATTGCGATGCCGAGCACCGCGATCCACGTCGGCACGGCGATGATCCAGCGGACGACGTGGACCACCCGACGCCACAACGGTCGCGACGTGACGGCCGGCGGGTCGGGTTGCTCGGTGGAGGGTGAGGCGTCGTCGGACGTCATCAGTTGACCGTCGGATCGGTCGGAATGAGGCGCGGATCGATCAGGCGGATCAGGTTTGCCCGCGTGCGGAGCCGGACCCACTGTCGAATGCCCGGCGCAAGGGTCGCCGCGGGTTCGATGCCTTCGTCGCCCAGCATGCCGATGAGGCCGATCGCGCCGTTGGGCAGGGCCGAGTCGGGTGGCGGCGTCGGGTGGCGGCTGTCGCCGCCGGCGTAGACGTCGATGTCGGACGCCTCGAGCAACTGCCACGAGCCCTCGGCGATTTCGCTCTCGAGCTGACCGGCCGACCAGCCCGCGTAGCCCGCGACGAACTTCACGGCCGTGTCGGCTAGATCGCGACCGTCCGAGTCGTGGCCGAGGTGTTTCATAAGGGCTTCGAGCGCCTCGCGACGCGAGCAGAAGTAGACGTTGCCGACGACCTGCTCTGCGGCCGATGCAGCGGTCTCCTCGTCCTCGTCGTCATCCTCGGAAGAA
Coding sequences within it:
- a CDS encoding DUF255 domain-containing protein, with amino-acid sequence MPNALASETSPYLLQHKDNPVDWRPWSADAFAEAQRRDVPVFLSVGYSTCYWCHVMEREVFENETLARQMNDGFVCVKVDREERPDVDEHCMTATQVLSGQGGWPMSVFLTPDGKPFFAGTYFPPHDMQGRPGFGRIMETLTDAWQNRRDELLESIDGVADVLTRLAKPRPPEERTTFDASLVARLARDAAADYDPSLGGFGRAPKFPRQTLLAFLLEAGGHEKALQHTLSAMANGGIRDHLGGGFHRYSTDAKWLVPHFEIMLYDQAMLAPLYADAAGRFGEPRFAEVARRCCDFVLREMTSDAGAFFTAFDAEVDGSEGKNYLWTPGEVRAVLGDEADAFLQVYGLDRGFNFADPHGPNPHTPDTNVLFLAEPDRENEVEPLRQRLLAIRKQRQQPLLDTKIVTSWNGLMAEALAACGKLLDEPRYVDAANKAVDWLLANHIVDGRLIRSSRDGTAGQAAGVLEDYAHLASALVTLNRRDEAEGLLAVLNKQFKEGDAYAATADDDPDHRLMGGVRRLTAGDTPLPSGNGMVAITLLRLGRTDDARKLVETFAGPIVEQPGHASVLAMAASMLVPHGDFTVEPGPAVDAPQSPPAEAGQVVQLAGEWIDAQQIDVVLTIAEGFHLYSPRHKGDEHKLELAATDSDAMAHVDYPSDDAGIYRGSVRLSAHLVRPMETGGELELYLSYQACDDTRCLPAVRKVFVVRLTDAESNGST
- a CDS encoding endonuclease/exonuclease/phosphatase family protein, giving the protein MTSDDASPSTEQPDPPAVTSRPLWRRVVHVVRWIIAVPTWIAVLGIAIAVILAWLIPVDATAESQGRVLVNAAIFGVRVFQTHLLFASLALVTVALLTWRRRLVIAALLLAGSLGSVELLRVLPAWSRPNVEGPTLRVAAINLYFFNTDLDAIESYIREVDPDVIAFSEFSRVHSSLIDRLADTYPHFVLPRGVFRADHAVLAKQPIFHAASDDGRLNVSTFFDGAPLVVSAVHHRSPGDIWTVQRNLRQTSELVDSLPELESEAIFLGDFNASRWTPQISSLRSAGLTEAHDASRFGLGLTWPAKHPRHAWTRHILGLRLGVRIDHIFTTPGLVAVDAGVGSHVGSDHLPVWADLRRVDP
- a CDS encoding YqgE/AlgH family protein; the encoded protein is MPSSDDNAQPPTLPSLRGKFLLASATLADPNFARAIILIVRHDLNGALGIVVNRPLGVTLEEACSEEVEAARGVHLPLFHGGPCTGPLVAVHNLRSLAEAEAELGSSEDDDEDEETAASAAEQVVGNVYFCSRREALEALMKHLGHDSDGRDLADTAVKFVAGYAGWSAGQLESEIAEGSWQLLEASDIDVYAGGDSRHPTPPPDSALPNGAIGLIGMLGDEGIEPAATLAPGIRQWVRLRTRANLIRLIDPRLIPTDPTVN